TGGTTGCACATGGCGATGACGCGGGCCGGCCCGTGCTCGCGGAGCGGGCGGGGCTCTGGCAGCCGCGGCCGGGGACGCCCGGTGGGGCCGATCTCGCCGGCGACCGGGCTCTGTGTCGACATCGTCACTGGAGGCTTCGTTTCTGGGAGTGGGGCGGCGCCGAGCCTACTAGGGGGTGGGCGGCCGGGGCGGCCGTGCGCCCGATCTGTCGGGTTCACCCCAGCGCGCGCGGATGCGCCGCCGCGTAGACCTCGCGCAACCGGTCGACGGTGACGAGCGTATAGACCTGCGTCGTCGTCACCGACGCGTGGCCGAGCAGCTCCTGCACGACGCGTACGTCCGCCCCGCCGTCGAGCAGGTGCGTGGCGAAGGAATGGCGCAGCATGTGCGGAGAGACCTCGGCGCGTACGCCGGCGCGCTGGGCCGCCGCGCGCAGCACGGTCCACGCGCTCTGCCGGGTCAGCCGACCGCCGCGGGCGTTGAGGAACAGCGCGCTGGTGCCCCGCCCCGCGGCGGCGAGCGCCGGGCGCCCCCGGACGAGGTAGCTGTCGACGGCCTTCCGGGCGTAGCTGCCGACGGGCACCATCCGGTCCTTACCGCCCTTGCCGTGCAGGACGACCGCCCCGGAGACCTGGTCGAGGTCGTCGACGGCCAGCCCGACCGCCTCGCTGATCCGCGCACCGGTGCCGTAGAGCAACTCGAGCAGCGCCCGGTCGCGCAACGCGCGTGGCGTCCCGTCGGCTCCCGCGGCGGCGAGGAGGGCCTCGACCTCGGTGACCGACAGCGCCTTGGGCAGCCGCCGCGGGGGCGGCGGCGGCTTGACCGCCACGGACACGTCGACCGGCACCAGGCCCTCGCGCAGGGCGAAGCGGTGCAGGCCGCGGACCGCGACGACGGCCCGTGCGGCCGAGCTCGGCCGCAAGGCGGTCCGGCCGTCGGTGCCGGAGCGCAGGGCGCCGAGGAACGCTGCCACGTCGTCCTCGCCGACGGCATCGAGCATCGTGATGCCCCGGGACTCGAGCACCTCGAGGTAGCGGCGCAGGTCCCGGCGGTAGGACGTGAGCGTGTTGGCAGCGAGGCCGCGCTCGACGGCGAGGTGGTCGAGATAGGCGGAGACGGCACGCTCGAGGGACGGGCCGGTCAGCGCAGCACCTCGTCGAGTGCGACCACCGGCAGGCCGTGCGCCTCGGCCACGGGCGCGATCGTGAGTGTCCCGTCGACCGCGTTGACCCCGTTGGCGAGCGCCGGATCGGCGCGCGCGGCGTCTCGCCAGCCCAGGGCCGCGATCCGCTCGGCGTAGGGCAGCGTGACGTTGGTCAGCGCGAACGTCGACGTGTTCGGCACGGCACCGGGCATGTTCGCGACGCAGTAGTAGACGCAGCCGTTGCGGACGAACGTCGGGTTGGAGTGCGTGGTCGGTCGCGACCCCTCGATGCAACCGCCCTGGTCGACCGCGATGTCGACGAGGACGGCGCCGGGCTTCATCCGGGCCACGATGTCGTCGGTGACGAGCTTCGGTGCGCGGGCCCCGGGCACCAGCACGGCTCCGATCACCAGGTCGGCGTCGAGGCAGGCCTTCTCGATCTCGTAGCGGTTGGACGCCACCGTCTGCACGTGGCCCTGGTAGATGCGGTCGGCCTCCCGCAGGCGGCCGATGTCCCGGTCGAGCAGCAGCACCTCGGCCTGCATGCCGACCGCGATGGCGGCGGCGTTCATGCCGGCGACACCCGCCCCGACGACGACAACCTTCGCGGCGTAGACGCCGGAAACACCACCCATGAGTACGCCGCGACCGCCGGCCTCGCGTTCGAGGCAGTGTGCGCCGACCTGCGGCGCCATCCGGCCGGCCACCTCGGACATCGGCGCGAGCAGTGGCAGGGCGCCGTCGGCGACCTGCACGGTCTCGTAGGCGATGGCCGTGACCCCCGCGTCGAGCACGGCCTTCGTGCACTCGGCCGAGGCGGCCAGGTGCAGGTAGGTGAAGAGCACCTGGCCGCGGCGCATGCGGTGGTACTCCGCCGGCACCGGCTCCTTGACCTTGAGCACGAGCTCGGCGTCGGCCCAGAGGTCGTCCGCCGACGCGACGACCCGTGCGCCGGCTGCGGCGAAGTCGCCGTCGGGCAGCGCGGACCCGGCACCGGCACCGGCCTCGACGGCCACTTCGTGGCCGGCGCGCGCCAGCTCGTGGACCCCGGCGGGGGTGATGGCGACGCGGTACTCGCTGTCCTTGACCTCCCGCGGCACGCCGATCTTCACGAGGCCGAGCATAGAGACAGCCGCGACCTCCGGCGGCGGCTCAGACCTTGCCGGTCACACCAGGTCTAGCCCGCGCTGCCGGTGAAATCGCTGATCTCGGGCCAGGGCGCGTCGGCCTGCCGCAGCCGGGCGAACCCGTCGTCGCGGGCCCGCGCGCAGGCCAGCACGCCCATGACGCCGAGCGGGTTGTGCATCCGGCCGTCGAGGGCGGCGGCGACGAGCTCGTCGAGCGGCACCCAGGCGACCGGCATGTCGGCCTCCTCGTGCTCACCGGTCCAGCGCTCGTCGTCGGCGACCTCGGTCAGGCCTCGGGCCAGGTAGATGCGCACCGCCTCGTCGCTCATCCCGGGTGAGGTGAACGCGTCGAGGAGGACGGCCCAGTCGCGGGCCCGGTGGTGCGCCTCCTCGTAGAGCTCGCGCTTCGCGGCCTCGAGCGGCGGCTCGCCGGGCTCGTCGAGCAGACCGGCGGGTGGTTCCCAGAGCTTGCGGCGTACGGGGTGGCGGTACTGCTGCACGAGCAGCACCTGCCCGTCGTCGTCGAGGGCGATGACGCCGACCGCGCCGGGGTGGACGACGACGTCGCGGGTGGCGGTGTCGCCGTCGGGCATCCGGACGACGTCGGAGCGCACGTCGATGACGCGGCCCGAGGAGTAGACGACCTGCGAGCGTTCGACGGGGTAGGAGGCGGGCTCGTCGGTGAGCTTCACGCCTGCGTCGTGGCGAGGTCGACGCCGCGCTTCTCCGCACCGGCCAGGGCCGCCCCGATGAACGCGGCGAACAACGGGTGCGCCCGGGTCGGCCGCGACCGCAACTCCGGGTGCGCCTGGGTGCCGACGAAGAACGGGTGCACGTCGCGCGGCAGCTCGACGAACTCGACCAGCCGGCCGTCGGGCGAGGTGCCGGAGAAGACCAGCCCGGCGTCCTCGAGCCGGCGCCGGTAGTCGTTGTTGACCTCGTAGCGGTGGCGGTGGCGCTCCTCCACGTAGGGCTCGCCGTAGGCCTCCCGCACCAGCGAGCCTTCGGCCAGCTTCGCCGGGTAGAGCCCGAGCCGCATCGTGCCGCCCATGTCACGCTCGCCAGCGACGACGTCGCGCTGGTCGGCCATCGTCGCGATGACCGGATGCGGCGTGGCCGGGTCGAACTCGGCGGAGTTGGCGTCGTCGAGCCCGGCCAGGGACCGGGCACCCTCGATGACCATGCACTGAAGGCCCAGGCACAGCCCGAGCGTCGGGATGCGGTGCTCGCGGGCGTGCCGGATCGCGCCGAGCTTGCCCTCGATGCCGCGGATGCCGAACCCGCCGGGCACCAGCACGCCGTCGACGCCGTCGAGCTCGCGGGCGGCGCCGGCCGGCGACTCGCAGTCGTCGGAGGAGACCCAGCGGATCTCGACCCGGGTGTCGTGGGCGAACCCGCCGGAGCGCAGCGCCTCGGTGACCGAGAGGTAGGCGTCGGGCAGGTCGACGTACTTCCCCACCAGCGCGACGGTGACCCGACGCGAGGGGTGGTGCACCCGCTCGAGCAGGGAGTCCCAGTCGGTCCAGTCGACGTCGCGGAAGGGCAGCGCGAGGCGGCGTACGACGTAGGCGTCGAGCCCCTCGGCGTGCAGCACCTTCGGGATGTCGTAGATCGACGGGGCGTCGGGCGCGGAGACCACGGCCTCCTCGTCGACGTCGCACATCAGGCTGATCTTGCGCTTCGTGCCGGGCGGCAGCGGCCGGTCGGACCGGCAGACGATCGCGTCGGGCTGGATACCGATCGAGCGCAGCGCCGAGACCGAGTGCTGGGTGGGCTTGGTCTTCAGCTCGCCGGACGGGCCGATGTAGGGCACGAGCGACACGTGGATGAACAGCACGTTCTCCCGGCCGACCTCGTGGCGCACCTGGCGGGCGGCCTCGAGGAACGGCAGCGACTCGATGTCGCCGACGGTGCCGCCGACCTCGGTGATGACGACGTCGACCTCGTCGCCGGCCATCCGGCGGATCCGTGACTTGATCTCGTTGGTGATGTGCGGGATGACCTGGACCGTGTCGCCGAGGTACTCCCCCCGCCGTTCCTTGGCGATGACCGTCGAGTAGACCTGGCCGGTCGTGACGTTGGCCGAGCCGTGCAGGT
This sequence is a window from Mycobacteriales bacterium. Protein-coding genes within it:
- a CDS encoding NUDIX hydrolase, with the translated sequence MKLTDEPASYPVERSQVVYSSGRVIDVRSDVVRMPDGDTATRDVVVHPGAVGVIALDDDGQVLLVQQYRHPVRRKLWEPPAGLLDEPGEPPLEAAKRELYEEAHHRARDWAVLLDAFTSPGMSDEAVRIYLARGLTEVADDERWTGEHEEADMPVAWVPLDELVAAALDGRMHNPLGVMGVLACARARDDGFARLRQADAPWPEISDFTGSAG
- a CDS encoding CTP synthase is translated as MAQPQHTRHVFVTGGVASSLGKGLTASSLGRLLKARGLRVTMQKLDPYLNVDPGTMNPFQHGEVFVTDDGAETDLDIGHYERFLDEDLHGSANVTTGQVYSTVIAKERRGEYLGDTVQVIPHITNEIKSRIRRMAGDEVDVVITEVGGTVGDIESLPFLEAARQVRHEVGRENVLFIHVSLVPYIGPSGELKTKPTQHSVSALRSIGIQPDAIVCRSDRPLPPGTKRKISLMCDVDEEAVVSAPDAPSIYDIPKVLHAEGLDAYVVRRLALPFRDVDWTDWDSLLERVHHPSRRVTVALVGKYVDLPDAYLSVTEALRSGGFAHDTRVEIRWVSSDDCESPAGAARELDGVDGVLVPGGFGIRGIEGKLGAIRHAREHRIPTLGLCLGLQCMVIEGARSLAGLDDANSAEFDPATPHPVIATMADQRDVVAGERDMGGTMRLGLYPAKLAEGSLVREAYGEPYVEERHRHRYEVNNDYRRRLEDAGLVFSGTSPDGRLVEFVELPRDVHPFFVGTQAHPELRSRPTRAHPLFAAFIGAALAGAEKRGVDLATTQA
- the xerD gene encoding site-specific tyrosine recombinase XerD; this translates as MTGPSLERAVSAYLDHLAVERGLAANTLTSYRRDLRRYLEVLESRGITMLDAVGEDDVAAFLGALRSGTDGRTALRPSSAARAVVAVRGLHRFALREGLVPVDVSVAVKPPPPPRRLPKALSVTEVEALLAAAGADGTPRALRDRALLELLYGTGARISEAVGLAVDDLDQVSGAVVLHGKGGKDRMVPVGSYARKAVDSYLVRGRPALAAAGRGTSALFLNARGGRLTRQSAWTVLRAAAQRAGVRAEVSPHMLRHSFATHLLDGGADVRVVQELLGHASVTTTQVYTLVTVDRLREVYAAAHPRALG
- the ald gene encoding alanine dehydrogenase, translating into MKIGVPREVKDSEYRVAITPAGVHELARAGHEVAVEAGAGAGSALPDGDFAAAGARVVASADDLWADAELVLKVKEPVPAEYHRMRRGQVLFTYLHLAASAECTKAVLDAGVTAIAYETVQVADGALPLLAPMSEVAGRMAPQVGAHCLEREAGGRGVLMGGVSGVYAAKVVVVGAGVAGMNAAAIAVGMQAEVLLLDRDIGRLREADRIYQGHVQTVASNRYEIEKACLDADLVIGAVLVPGARAPKLVTDDIVARMKPGAVLVDIAVDQGGCIEGSRPTTHSNPTFVRNGCVYYCVANMPGAVPNTSTFALTNVTLPYAERIAALGWRDAARADPALANGVNAVDGTLTIAPVAEAHGLPVVALDEVLR